Proteins from a single region of Strix aluco isolate bStrAlu1 chromosome 5, bStrAlu1.hap1, whole genome shotgun sequence:
- the TCAF2 gene encoding TRPM8 channel-associated factor 2 isoform X2 gives MKPSATYELLVDGVGPWDFTGSFVPCELLLVGEDAYPVLVSSKKQVLIAVSHYGKGRIVVASHEGILKDSKFSQFLRNAVAWLKPSPEALVGVHPHLDSLSQLLLMAGAKVQAGAELSPSLGVYCMDAYDSTKAKDLVDFVKRGGGLLIGGQAWYWASRHGKEKVLFEFPGNQVTSVAGVYFTGNAVEKGIFKVAKKIPKIPLIVPHQANLSLDAEFLLRGVSELDLVTGGIPSILLVHGVLSFPLCLDSSHRCLLAAARYGQGRVVVATHESQLFSPKLARFLLNAVRWLDAGRKGLVGVDASLKKLCSLLSQEEVKSQVSQLTDDLSVYCCSSYSDREAERVHAFVAEGGGLLIGGQAWYWSSQNRGKAAVAKYPGNKILNRFGLSILGQSIQAAKHLPVGSGEHYHFRKALALFNRHVDKHEELKAPLKDWLQRLAQDCAAFLHIPAHDCPAYASLHRILTKVLQRSGIPHVSRHCPVKSNSKEAVLLCMATELSLTMTDSAALVQKSAAGVCALPVTVEIDGTNPGETAWRSTGLYLPEGHTAVITFPCLVVGAGLKVQIGCHTDDLSHATELKRAPVVIRTCEIACQKQSISCLWGGLVYIVVPARSVLGKVPITVEGAVRAPFFKLGETCENQWKACIRHYPAPWAELAVENLILTVPSDSIRHMENPQPLLTLWNEIMVAISKLAAIPTKFPRPERIVTDVQISCGWMHAGYPIMGHLDSVKEMLDMKHMRTTGLWGPVHELGHNQQQQAWEFPPHTTEATCNLWSVYVHEKVLGIPRHKAHEALRSQCREERIREYLKKGAQLKDWEVWTALETYLQLQEGFGWDPFIHLFSDYQKMSTIPKDNPSKMNLWARKFSQQVNKNLAPFFTAWGWPIKKELSGELSSLPSWEQDPMRSYRP, from the exons ATGAAACCCTCTGCCACCTATGAGCTGTTGGTGGATGGTGTTGGGCCGTGGGACTTCACTGGCAGTTTTGTTCCTTGTGAGCTGCTGCTTGTTGGAGAAGATGCCTACCCTGTGCTTGTGAGCTCTAAGAAGCAGGTTCTGATTGCTGTTTCACATTATGGGAAGGGCCGGATTGTGGTTGCTTCCCATGAGGGAATCTTGAAGGACTCCAAGTTTTCCCAGTTCCTCAGAAATGCTGTGGCGTGGCTCAAGCCTTCCCCTGAGGCGCTGGTTGGGGTCCATCCTCACCTGGActccctctcccagctgctgctcatGGCTGGTGCCAAAGTGCAGGCTGGGGCAGAGCTCAGCCCCTCCCTGGGGGTGTACTGTATGGATGCCTATGACAGCACGAAGGCGAAAGACCTGGTTGACTTTGTAAAGCGAGGTGGAGGACTGCTCATTGGTGGCCAGGCCTGGTACTGGGCTAGTCGACATGGCAAGGAGAAGGTGCTGTTTGAATTCCCTGGGAACCAGGTGACCAGCGTGGCTGGTGTGTACTTCACAGGAAACGCTGTGGAGAAAGGCATCTTCAAAGTCGCCAAGAAAATTCCCAAGATCCCATTAATTGTCCC GCACCAGGCCAACCTCAGTCTTGACGCTGAGTTTCTCCTGCGTGGTGTGTCAGAGCTGGATTTGGTGACAGGGGGCATACCCTCCATCTTACTAGTGCATGGTGTGCTCTCCTTCCCGCTCTGCCTGGACAGCTCGCACCGCTGCCTCTTAGCTGCAGCACGCTACGGCCAGGGCCGTGTTGTGGTGGCAACCCACGAGAGCCAGCTGTTCTCCCCAAAGCTGGCCAGATTCCTGCTCAATGCTGTCCGCTGGCTGGATGCTGGGAGGAAGGGGCTGGTGGGTGTGGATGCCAGCCTGAAGAAACTGTGTAGCCTCCTCTCTCAGGAAGAGGTGAAGTCACAGGTGTCCCAGCTGACAGATGACCTCAGCGTGTACTGCTGCTCTTCTTACAGCgacagagaggcagagagggTTCACGCTTTCGTGGCAGAGGGAGGTGGCCTACTGATTGGAGGACAGGCCTGGTACTGGTCTTCCCAGAACCGTGGCAAAGCTGCTGTGGCAAAATATCCCGGCAACAAAATCCTGAACCGGTTTGGGCTGAGCATTCTGGGGCAGAGCATCCAGGCAGCTAAGCACCTGCCCGTGGGATCTGGGGAGCACTACCACTTCCGCAAGGCGCTCGCTCTTTTCAACAGGCATGTAGACAAGCATGAGGAGCTCAAAGCCCCCTTGAAGGACTGGCTGCAAAGGCTAGCACAAGACTGCGCTGCTTTTCTGCACATCCCAGCCCACGACTGCCCTGCATACGCCTCGCTCCACCGCATCCTGACCAAAGTGCTTCAGAGAAGCGGGATCCCACACGTCAGCAGGCACTGCCCTGTCAAGAGCAACTCCAAAGAGGCAGTTCTTCTCTGCATGGCGACCGAGCTGTCCCTCACCATGACGGACAGTGCAGCCCTAGTGCAAAAATCTGCTGCTGGGGTCTGTGCCCTCCCTGTCACTGTGGAAATTGATGGCACAAACCCAG GTGAGACAGCCTGGAGGAGTACAGGACTCTACCTCCCTGAAGGGCACACAGCGGTTATAACATTCCCTTGCCTGGTGGTCGGTGCTGGTCTGAAG GTGCAGATTGGGTGTCACACAGATGACCTCTCTCACGCCACAGAGCTGAAGCGGGCCCCAGTGGTAATACGCACCTGTGAGATTGCCTGCCAGAAACAGTCTATTTCCTGCCTCTGGGGTGGCCTCGTTTACATCGTAGTACCAGCAAGGAGTGTCCTGGGAAAAGTGCCCATCACGGTAGAAGGGGCAGTCAGAGCTCCTTTCTTCAAGCTCG GGGAGACCTGTGAAAACCAGTGGAAGGCCTGTATCCGGCACTACCCTGCTCCCTGGGCAGAACTGGCTGTTGAGAATCTCATCCTGACGGTGCCGTCTGACAGCATCCGCCATATGGAGAACCCACAGCCTCTGCTTACCCTGTGGAATGAGATCATGGTGGCAATAAGCAAACTGGCAGCCATACCAACAAAGTTCCCAAGGCCAGAGAGGATTGTAACAGATGTCCAGATCTCATGTG GCTGGATGCATGCTGGCTACCCCATCATGGGCCACCTCGATTCCGTGAAGGAGATGTTAGACATGAAGCACATGCGAACTACTGGTCTTTGGGGTCCTGTCCATGAGCTGGGACACAACCAGCAGCAGCAAGCATGGGAGTTTCCCCCTCATACCACAGAGGCCACCTGCAACCTCTGGTCTGTCTATGTTCATGAGAAGGTGCTGGGGATTCCCCGGCATAAAGCCCATGAGGCACTTAGGTCACAGTGTCGGGAGGAAAGGATAAGAGAATATCTGAAGAAAGGCGCTCAGCTAAAGGACTGGGAGGTGTGGACTGCTCTGGAGACATACCTACAG CTGCAGGAAGGGTTTGGTTGGGACCCCTTCATCCACCTTTTCTCCGACTACCAGAAAATGTCCACCATCCCAAAAGACAACCCTTCTAAGATGAACTTGTGGGCACGGAAGTTTTCTCAGCAGGTGAATAAGAACTTGGCTCCATTTTTTACAGCCTGGGGATGGCCTATCAAGAAAGAGCTGTCTGGGGAACTGTCCTCTTTACCCAGCTGGGAACAGGACCCAATGAGATCCTATAGACCATGA
- the TCAF2 gene encoding TRPM8 channel-associated factor 2 isoform X1, whose amino-acid sequence MLVFFPPDRSDLKMKPSATYELLVDGVGPWDFTGSFVPCELLLVGEDAYPVLVSSKKQVLIAVSHYGKGRIVVASHEGILKDSKFSQFLRNAVAWLKPSPEALVGVHPHLDSLSQLLLMAGAKVQAGAELSPSLGVYCMDAYDSTKAKDLVDFVKRGGGLLIGGQAWYWASRHGKEKVLFEFPGNQVTSVAGVYFTGNAVEKGIFKVAKKIPKIPLIVPHQANLSLDAEFLLRGVSELDLVTGGIPSILLVHGVLSFPLCLDSSHRCLLAAARYGQGRVVVATHESQLFSPKLARFLLNAVRWLDAGRKGLVGVDASLKKLCSLLSQEEVKSQVSQLTDDLSVYCCSSYSDREAERVHAFVAEGGGLLIGGQAWYWSSQNRGKAAVAKYPGNKILNRFGLSILGQSIQAAKHLPVGSGEHYHFRKALALFNRHVDKHEELKAPLKDWLQRLAQDCAAFLHIPAHDCPAYASLHRILTKVLQRSGIPHVSRHCPVKSNSKEAVLLCMATELSLTMTDSAALVQKSAAGVCALPVTVEIDGTNPGETAWRSTGLYLPEGHTAVITFPCLVVGAGLKVQIGCHTDDLSHATELKRAPVVIRTCEIACQKQSISCLWGGLVYIVVPARSVLGKVPITVEGAVRAPFFKLGETCENQWKACIRHYPAPWAELAVENLILTVPSDSIRHMENPQPLLTLWNEIMVAISKLAAIPTKFPRPERIVTDVQISCGWMHAGYPIMGHLDSVKEMLDMKHMRTTGLWGPVHELGHNQQQQAWEFPPHTTEATCNLWSVYVHEKVLGIPRHKAHEALRSQCREERIREYLKKGAQLKDWEVWTALETYLQLQEGFGWDPFIHLFSDYQKMSTIPKDNPSKMNLWARKFSQQVNKNLAPFFTAWGWPIKKELSGELSSLPSWEQDPMRSYRP is encoded by the exons ATGTTGGTCTTCTTTCCACCGGATAGGAGTGACCTGAAGATGAAACCCTCTGCCACCTATGAGCTGTTGGTGGATGGTGTTGGGCCGTGGGACTTCACTGGCAGTTTTGTTCCTTGTGAGCTGCTGCTTGTTGGAGAAGATGCCTACCCTGTGCTTGTGAGCTCTAAGAAGCAGGTTCTGATTGCTGTTTCACATTATGGGAAGGGCCGGATTGTGGTTGCTTCCCATGAGGGAATCTTGAAGGACTCCAAGTTTTCCCAGTTCCTCAGAAATGCTGTGGCGTGGCTCAAGCCTTCCCCTGAGGCGCTGGTTGGGGTCCATCCTCACCTGGActccctctcccagctgctgctcatGGCTGGTGCCAAAGTGCAGGCTGGGGCAGAGCTCAGCCCCTCCCTGGGGGTGTACTGTATGGATGCCTATGACAGCACGAAGGCGAAAGACCTGGTTGACTTTGTAAAGCGAGGTGGAGGACTGCTCATTGGTGGCCAGGCCTGGTACTGGGCTAGTCGACATGGCAAGGAGAAGGTGCTGTTTGAATTCCCTGGGAACCAGGTGACCAGCGTGGCTGGTGTGTACTTCACAGGAAACGCTGTGGAGAAAGGCATCTTCAAAGTCGCCAAGAAAATTCCCAAGATCCCATTAATTGTCCC GCACCAGGCCAACCTCAGTCTTGACGCTGAGTTTCTCCTGCGTGGTGTGTCAGAGCTGGATTTGGTGACAGGGGGCATACCCTCCATCTTACTAGTGCATGGTGTGCTCTCCTTCCCGCTCTGCCTGGACAGCTCGCACCGCTGCCTCTTAGCTGCAGCACGCTACGGCCAGGGCCGTGTTGTGGTGGCAACCCACGAGAGCCAGCTGTTCTCCCCAAAGCTGGCCAGATTCCTGCTCAATGCTGTCCGCTGGCTGGATGCTGGGAGGAAGGGGCTGGTGGGTGTGGATGCCAGCCTGAAGAAACTGTGTAGCCTCCTCTCTCAGGAAGAGGTGAAGTCACAGGTGTCCCAGCTGACAGATGACCTCAGCGTGTACTGCTGCTCTTCTTACAGCgacagagaggcagagagggTTCACGCTTTCGTGGCAGAGGGAGGTGGCCTACTGATTGGAGGACAGGCCTGGTACTGGTCTTCCCAGAACCGTGGCAAAGCTGCTGTGGCAAAATATCCCGGCAACAAAATCCTGAACCGGTTTGGGCTGAGCATTCTGGGGCAGAGCATCCAGGCAGCTAAGCACCTGCCCGTGGGATCTGGGGAGCACTACCACTTCCGCAAGGCGCTCGCTCTTTTCAACAGGCATGTAGACAAGCATGAGGAGCTCAAAGCCCCCTTGAAGGACTGGCTGCAAAGGCTAGCACAAGACTGCGCTGCTTTTCTGCACATCCCAGCCCACGACTGCCCTGCATACGCCTCGCTCCACCGCATCCTGACCAAAGTGCTTCAGAGAAGCGGGATCCCACACGTCAGCAGGCACTGCCCTGTCAAGAGCAACTCCAAAGAGGCAGTTCTTCTCTGCATGGCGACCGAGCTGTCCCTCACCATGACGGACAGTGCAGCCCTAGTGCAAAAATCTGCTGCTGGGGTCTGTGCCCTCCCTGTCACTGTGGAAATTGATGGCACAAACCCAG GTGAGACAGCCTGGAGGAGTACAGGACTCTACCTCCCTGAAGGGCACACAGCGGTTATAACATTCCCTTGCCTGGTGGTCGGTGCTGGTCTGAAG GTGCAGATTGGGTGTCACACAGATGACCTCTCTCACGCCACAGAGCTGAAGCGGGCCCCAGTGGTAATACGCACCTGTGAGATTGCCTGCCAGAAACAGTCTATTTCCTGCCTCTGGGGTGGCCTCGTTTACATCGTAGTACCAGCAAGGAGTGTCCTGGGAAAAGTGCCCATCACGGTAGAAGGGGCAGTCAGAGCTCCTTTCTTCAAGCTCG GGGAGACCTGTGAAAACCAGTGGAAGGCCTGTATCCGGCACTACCCTGCTCCCTGGGCAGAACTGGCTGTTGAGAATCTCATCCTGACGGTGCCGTCTGACAGCATCCGCCATATGGAGAACCCACAGCCTCTGCTTACCCTGTGGAATGAGATCATGGTGGCAATAAGCAAACTGGCAGCCATACCAACAAAGTTCCCAAGGCCAGAGAGGATTGTAACAGATGTCCAGATCTCATGTG GCTGGATGCATGCTGGCTACCCCATCATGGGCCACCTCGATTCCGTGAAGGAGATGTTAGACATGAAGCACATGCGAACTACTGGTCTTTGGGGTCCTGTCCATGAGCTGGGACACAACCAGCAGCAGCAAGCATGGGAGTTTCCCCCTCATACCACAGAGGCCACCTGCAACCTCTGGTCTGTCTATGTTCATGAGAAGGTGCTGGGGATTCCCCGGCATAAAGCCCATGAGGCACTTAGGTCACAGTGTCGGGAGGAAAGGATAAGAGAATATCTGAAGAAAGGCGCTCAGCTAAAGGACTGGGAGGTGTGGACTGCTCTGGAGACATACCTACAG CTGCAGGAAGGGTTTGGTTGGGACCCCTTCATCCACCTTTTCTCCGACTACCAGAAAATGTCCACCATCCCAAAAGACAACCCTTCTAAGATGAACTTGTGGGCACGGAAGTTTTCTCAGCAGGTGAATAAGAACTTGGCTCCATTTTTTACAGCCTGGGGATGGCCTATCAAGAAAGAGCTGTCTGGGGAACTGTCCTCTTTACCCAGCTGGGAACAGGACCCAATGAGATCCTATAGACCATGA
- the TCAF2 gene encoding TRPM8 channel-associated factor 2 isoform X3 produces the protein MLVFFPPDRSDLKMKPSATYELLVDGVGPWDFTGSFVPCELLLVGEDAYPVLVSSKKQVLIAVSHYGKGRIVVASHEGILKDSKFSQFLRNAVAWLKPSPEALVGVHPHLDSLSQLLLMAGAKVQAGAELSPSLGVYCMDAYDSTKAKDLVDFVKRGGGLLIGGQAWYWASRHGKEKVLFEFPGNQVTSVAGVYFTGNAVEKGIFKVAKKIPKIPLIVPHQANLSLDAEFLLRGVSELDLVTGGIPSILLVHGVLSFPLCLDSSHRCLLAAARYGQGRVVVATHESQLFSPKLARFLLNAVRWLDAGRKGLVGVDASLKKLCSLLSQEEVKSQVSQLTDDLSVYCCSSYSDREAERVHAFVAEGGGLLIGGQAWYWSSQNRGKAAVAKYPGNKILNRFGLSILGQSIQAAKHLPVGSGEHYHFRKALALFNRHVDKHEELKAPLKDWLQRLAQDCAAFLHIPAHDCPAYASLHRILTKVLQRSGIPHVSRHCPVKSNSKEAVLLCMATELSLTMTDSAALVQKSAAGVCALPVTVEIDGTNPGETAWRSTGLYLPEGHTAVITFPCLVVGAGLKVQIGCHTDDLSHATELKRAPVVIRTCEIACQKQSISCLWGGLVYIVVPARSVLGKVPITVEGAVRAPFFKLGETCENQWKACIRHYPAPWAELAVENLILTVPSDSIRHMENPQPLLTLWNEIMVAISKLAAIPTKFPRPERIVTDVQISCGWMHAGYPIMGHLDSVKEMLDMKHMRTTGLWGPVHELGHNQQQQAWEFPPHTTEATCNLWSVYVHEKVLGIPRHKAHEALRSQCREERIREYLKKGAQLKDWEVWTALETYLQVFCQCPL, from the exons ATGTTGGTCTTCTTTCCACCGGATAGGAGTGACCTGAAGATGAAACCCTCTGCCACCTATGAGCTGTTGGTGGATGGTGTTGGGCCGTGGGACTTCACTGGCAGTTTTGTTCCTTGTGAGCTGCTGCTTGTTGGAGAAGATGCCTACCCTGTGCTTGTGAGCTCTAAGAAGCAGGTTCTGATTGCTGTTTCACATTATGGGAAGGGCCGGATTGTGGTTGCTTCCCATGAGGGAATCTTGAAGGACTCCAAGTTTTCCCAGTTCCTCAGAAATGCTGTGGCGTGGCTCAAGCCTTCCCCTGAGGCGCTGGTTGGGGTCCATCCTCACCTGGActccctctcccagctgctgctcatGGCTGGTGCCAAAGTGCAGGCTGGGGCAGAGCTCAGCCCCTCCCTGGGGGTGTACTGTATGGATGCCTATGACAGCACGAAGGCGAAAGACCTGGTTGACTTTGTAAAGCGAGGTGGAGGACTGCTCATTGGTGGCCAGGCCTGGTACTGGGCTAGTCGACATGGCAAGGAGAAGGTGCTGTTTGAATTCCCTGGGAACCAGGTGACCAGCGTGGCTGGTGTGTACTTCACAGGAAACGCTGTGGAGAAAGGCATCTTCAAAGTCGCCAAGAAAATTCCCAAGATCCCATTAATTGTCCC GCACCAGGCCAACCTCAGTCTTGACGCTGAGTTTCTCCTGCGTGGTGTGTCAGAGCTGGATTTGGTGACAGGGGGCATACCCTCCATCTTACTAGTGCATGGTGTGCTCTCCTTCCCGCTCTGCCTGGACAGCTCGCACCGCTGCCTCTTAGCTGCAGCACGCTACGGCCAGGGCCGTGTTGTGGTGGCAACCCACGAGAGCCAGCTGTTCTCCCCAAAGCTGGCCAGATTCCTGCTCAATGCTGTCCGCTGGCTGGATGCTGGGAGGAAGGGGCTGGTGGGTGTGGATGCCAGCCTGAAGAAACTGTGTAGCCTCCTCTCTCAGGAAGAGGTGAAGTCACAGGTGTCCCAGCTGACAGATGACCTCAGCGTGTACTGCTGCTCTTCTTACAGCgacagagaggcagagagggTTCACGCTTTCGTGGCAGAGGGAGGTGGCCTACTGATTGGAGGACAGGCCTGGTACTGGTCTTCCCAGAACCGTGGCAAAGCTGCTGTGGCAAAATATCCCGGCAACAAAATCCTGAACCGGTTTGGGCTGAGCATTCTGGGGCAGAGCATCCAGGCAGCTAAGCACCTGCCCGTGGGATCTGGGGAGCACTACCACTTCCGCAAGGCGCTCGCTCTTTTCAACAGGCATGTAGACAAGCATGAGGAGCTCAAAGCCCCCTTGAAGGACTGGCTGCAAAGGCTAGCACAAGACTGCGCTGCTTTTCTGCACATCCCAGCCCACGACTGCCCTGCATACGCCTCGCTCCACCGCATCCTGACCAAAGTGCTTCAGAGAAGCGGGATCCCACACGTCAGCAGGCACTGCCCTGTCAAGAGCAACTCCAAAGAGGCAGTTCTTCTCTGCATGGCGACCGAGCTGTCCCTCACCATGACGGACAGTGCAGCCCTAGTGCAAAAATCTGCTGCTGGGGTCTGTGCCCTCCCTGTCACTGTGGAAATTGATGGCACAAACCCAG GTGAGACAGCCTGGAGGAGTACAGGACTCTACCTCCCTGAAGGGCACACAGCGGTTATAACATTCCCTTGCCTGGTGGTCGGTGCTGGTCTGAAG GTGCAGATTGGGTGTCACACAGATGACCTCTCTCACGCCACAGAGCTGAAGCGGGCCCCAGTGGTAATACGCACCTGTGAGATTGCCTGCCAGAAACAGTCTATTTCCTGCCTCTGGGGTGGCCTCGTTTACATCGTAGTACCAGCAAGGAGTGTCCTGGGAAAAGTGCCCATCACGGTAGAAGGGGCAGTCAGAGCTCCTTTCTTCAAGCTCG GGGAGACCTGTGAAAACCAGTGGAAGGCCTGTATCCGGCACTACCCTGCTCCCTGGGCAGAACTGGCTGTTGAGAATCTCATCCTGACGGTGCCGTCTGACAGCATCCGCCATATGGAGAACCCACAGCCTCTGCTTACCCTGTGGAATGAGATCATGGTGGCAATAAGCAAACTGGCAGCCATACCAACAAAGTTCCCAAGGCCAGAGAGGATTGTAACAGATGTCCAGATCTCATGTG GCTGGATGCATGCTGGCTACCCCATCATGGGCCACCTCGATTCCGTGAAGGAGATGTTAGACATGAAGCACATGCGAACTACTGGTCTTTGGGGTCCTGTCCATGAGCTGGGACACAACCAGCAGCAGCAAGCATGGGAGTTTCCCCCTCATACCACAGAGGCCACCTGCAACCTCTGGTCTGTCTATGTTCATGAGAAGGTGCTGGGGATTCCCCGGCATAAAGCCCATGAGGCACTTAGGTCACAGTGTCGGGAGGAAAGGATAAGAGAATATCTGAAGAAAGGCGCTCAGCTAAAGGACTGGGAGGTGTGGACTGCTCTGGAGACATACCTACAG GTTTTCTGTCAGTGTCCTCTCTGA
- the TCAF2 gene encoding TRPM8 channel-associated factor 2 isoform X4 gives MLVFFPPDRSDLKMKPSATYELLVDGVGPWDFTGSFVPCELLLVGEDAYPVLVSSKKQVLIAVSHYGKGRIVVASHEGILKDSKFSQFLRNAVAWLKPSPEALVGVHPHLDSLSQLLLMAGAKVQAGAELSPSLGVYCMDAYDSTKAKDLVDFVKRGGGLLIGGQAWYWASRHGKEKVLFEFPGNQVTSVAGVYFTGNAVEKGIFKVAKKIPKIPLIVPDREAERVHAFVAEGGGLLIGGQAWYWSSQNRGKAAVAKYPGNKILNRFGLSILGQSIQAAKHLPVGSGEHYHFRKALALFNRHVDKHEELKAPLKDWLQRLAQDCAAFLHIPAHDCPAYASLHRILTKVLQRSGIPHVSRHCPVKSNSKEAVLLCMATELSLTMTDSAALVQKSAAGVCALPVTVEIDGTNPGETAWRSTGLYLPEGHTAVITFPCLVVGAGLKVQIGCHTDDLSHATELKRAPVVIRTCEIACQKQSISCLWGGLVYIVVPARSVLGKVPITVEGAVRAPFFKLGETCENQWKACIRHYPAPWAELAVENLILTVPSDSIRHMENPQPLLTLWNEIMVAISKLAAIPTKFPRPERIVTDVQISCGWMHAGYPIMGHLDSVKEMLDMKHMRTTGLWGPVHELGHNQQQQAWEFPPHTTEATCNLWSVYVHEKVLGIPRHKAHEALRSQCREERIREYLKKGAQLKDWEVWTALETYLQLQEGFGWDPFIHLFSDYQKMSTIPKDNPSKMNLWARKFSQQVNKNLAPFFTAWGWPIKKELSGELSSLPSWEQDPMRSYRP, from the exons ATGTTGGTCTTCTTTCCACCGGATAGGAGTGACCTGAAGATGAAACCCTCTGCCACCTATGAGCTGTTGGTGGATGGTGTTGGGCCGTGGGACTTCACTGGCAGTTTTGTTCCTTGTGAGCTGCTGCTTGTTGGAGAAGATGCCTACCCTGTGCTTGTGAGCTCTAAGAAGCAGGTTCTGATTGCTGTTTCACATTATGGGAAGGGCCGGATTGTGGTTGCTTCCCATGAGGGAATCTTGAAGGACTCCAAGTTTTCCCAGTTCCTCAGAAATGCTGTGGCGTGGCTCAAGCCTTCCCCTGAGGCGCTGGTTGGGGTCCATCCTCACCTGGActccctctcccagctgctgctcatGGCTGGTGCCAAAGTGCAGGCTGGGGCAGAGCTCAGCCCCTCCCTGGGGGTGTACTGTATGGATGCCTATGACAGCACGAAGGCGAAAGACCTGGTTGACTTTGTAAAGCGAGGTGGAGGACTGCTCATTGGTGGCCAGGCCTGGTACTGGGCTAGTCGACATGGCAAGGAGAAGGTGCTGTTTGAATTCCCTGGGAACCAGGTGACCAGCGTGGCTGGTGTGTACTTCACAGGAAACGCTGTGGAGAAAGGCATCTTCAAAGTCGCCAAGAAAATTCCCAAGATCCCATTAATTGTCCC CgacagagaggcagagagggTTCACGCTTTCGTGGCAGAGGGAGGTGGCCTACTGATTGGAGGACAGGCCTGGTACTGGTCTTCCCAGAACCGTGGCAAAGCTGCTGTGGCAAAATATCCCGGCAACAAAATCCTGAACCGGTTTGGGCTGAGCATTCTGGGGCAGAGCATCCAGGCAGCTAAGCACCTGCCCGTGGGATCTGGGGAGCACTACCACTTCCGCAAGGCGCTCGCTCTTTTCAACAGGCATGTAGACAAGCATGAGGAGCTCAAAGCCCCCTTGAAGGACTGGCTGCAAAGGCTAGCACAAGACTGCGCTGCTTTTCTGCACATCCCAGCCCACGACTGCCCTGCATACGCCTCGCTCCACCGCATCCTGACCAAAGTGCTTCAGAGAAGCGGGATCCCACACGTCAGCAGGCACTGCCCTGTCAAGAGCAACTCCAAAGAGGCAGTTCTTCTCTGCATGGCGACCGAGCTGTCCCTCACCATGACGGACAGTGCAGCCCTAGTGCAAAAATCTGCTGCTGGGGTCTGTGCCCTCCCTGTCACTGTGGAAATTGATGGCACAAACCCAG GTGAGACAGCCTGGAGGAGTACAGGACTCTACCTCCCTGAAGGGCACACAGCGGTTATAACATTCCCTTGCCTGGTGGTCGGTGCTGGTCTGAAG GTGCAGATTGGGTGTCACACAGATGACCTCTCTCACGCCACAGAGCTGAAGCGGGCCCCAGTGGTAATACGCACCTGTGAGATTGCCTGCCAGAAACAGTCTATTTCCTGCCTCTGGGGTGGCCTCGTTTACATCGTAGTACCAGCAAGGAGTGTCCTGGGAAAAGTGCCCATCACGGTAGAAGGGGCAGTCAGAGCTCCTTTCTTCAAGCTCG GGGAGACCTGTGAAAACCAGTGGAAGGCCTGTATCCGGCACTACCCTGCTCCCTGGGCAGAACTGGCTGTTGAGAATCTCATCCTGACGGTGCCGTCTGACAGCATCCGCCATATGGAGAACCCACAGCCTCTGCTTACCCTGTGGAATGAGATCATGGTGGCAATAAGCAAACTGGCAGCCATACCAACAAAGTTCCCAAGGCCAGAGAGGATTGTAACAGATGTCCAGATCTCATGTG GCTGGATGCATGCTGGCTACCCCATCATGGGCCACCTCGATTCCGTGAAGGAGATGTTAGACATGAAGCACATGCGAACTACTGGTCTTTGGGGTCCTGTCCATGAGCTGGGACACAACCAGCAGCAGCAAGCATGGGAGTTTCCCCCTCATACCACAGAGGCCACCTGCAACCTCTGGTCTGTCTATGTTCATGAGAAGGTGCTGGGGATTCCCCGGCATAAAGCCCATGAGGCACTTAGGTCACAGTGTCGGGAGGAAAGGATAAGAGAATATCTGAAGAAAGGCGCTCAGCTAAAGGACTGGGAGGTGTGGACTGCTCTGGAGACATACCTACAG CTGCAGGAAGGGTTTGGTTGGGACCCCTTCATCCACCTTTTCTCCGACTACCAGAAAATGTCCACCATCCCAAAAGACAACCCTTCTAAGATGAACTTGTGGGCACGGAAGTTTTCTCAGCAGGTGAATAAGAACTTGGCTCCATTTTTTACAGCCTGGGGATGGCCTATCAAGAAAGAGCTGTCTGGGGAACTGTCCTCTTTACCCAGCTGGGAACAGGACCCAATGAGATCCTATAGACCATGA